The Streptomyces sp. NBC_00286 nucleotide sequence TCCGCTGCAGGCCATTCGGATCGAGGACTGAGCACCGTGACCGGACGCATCGTCGTCGTCGGCGCCTCCATGGGCGGCCTGCGCGCCGCCGAGCAACTGCGCGCGGCGGGCTGGACCGGCGCGATCACCGTCGTGGGGGACGAGCCCCATATGCCGTACAACCGGCCGCCGTTGTCGAAGGAAGTGCTGGCCGGGAAGGTGCCGTTCGAGTCGCTGGCCTTCACGCCGAAGGCGTCGACGGCCGACGTGGAGTGGCTGCTCGGTACGAAGGTCGTCGCGGCCCGCCTCGCCGAGCGGACCGTGGAACTCGACACCGGATCGGCTCTCTCGTACGACGGTCTGGTCGTCGCCACCGGCATGCGGCCTCGTCGGCTGCGCTGCCCCGGCCTGCTCGGCGGCCGCCATACGGTCCGTACGCTCGCCGACGCCCAAGGTCTGCGAGCCGAACTGACCCGGCCCGGCGCCCGTGTCGTCGTGGTCGGCGCCGGTTTCATCGGCTGCGAGGTCGCCGCCACCGCCGTAGGACTCGGCGTTCGCGAGGTGACCGTCGTCGATCCACTGCCCCTGCCCATGGTGGGCCCGTTGGGCGAACTGCTCGCCCGCGTGCTGCTGAAGCGGCACGAGGAGCGGGGGGTGCGCTTCGCCCTCGGCACGGGAGTCGCCGGGTTCGAGGGCGACGACCGGGTGACCGGTGTCGTCCTCGACGACGGCTCCGTGCTGCCCGCCGATGTGGTCGTGGAGTCGGTCGGCTCGGTCGCGAACACCGACTGGCTTCAGGGCAACGGGCTCGACCTGTCCGACGGTGTGCTCACCGACGAGCACCTGCGGGCCGGCGGACATCCGGAGGTGGTCGCGGTCGGCGACGTCGCCCGCTTCCCCAACGCCCGCTACGACGGCGTACCTCGTCGGGTCGAGCACTGGTCGATCCCCACCGATACCGCCAAGCACGCCGCGAAGACGCTGGCCGCTCATCTGGCCGGTGCGGACGTGGAGTTGGCGCCCTTTGCCCCGCTTCCCACCTTCTGGAGCGACCAGCACGACTTCCGGCTCCAGTCGTTCGGGGCGCCCGGTCTCGGCCTCGATGACGTGCGAGTGCTGGACGGCGAGCCGGACGGTGACGTCCTCGTCGGCTATCACGTCGACGGACGGCTCGTCGGCGTCGTCGCGCTCGGCGGCCAAGCGGCCGCGATGGGTGCCGCCAAGTATCGCGCCCACCTGCTCAAGCAGCCCGCCCTCACCGCGTAAGGAGCTCCAAGTGGCCAGTCTCCGTGGTTACTTCCATCCCAAGACGGCGAGCGGTGCCTCGTCGCTGATTCCGTCGCCGCCGTGGCGTTACTCCGGTGATCTGCTGACCGTCGAGTACCGCACGGATCCCTCGCGGGTACGTGAACTGCTGCCCGAGCCACTGGAGTTGGCCGACGAGGACCCGGGTGCCGTAGCGCTGATCTGGGCCGACTGGCAGTCCTGCTCGGAGTCCCGGGACGAGCTGCTGGATCCGGTGCTGTCGCAGTACAAGGAGGCCTTCGCCGTCGTGCGCTGCAAGTTCCGGGGGCAGACGTACTCACGCTGCGTCTACATCTGGGTCGACAAGGACTTCGCCATCGCGCGCGGGCTGCACCAGGGGTATCCGAAGAAGCTCGGGTCCATTCACCAGACGCGGCCTCATCAGTACGGGCCCGCTCCGCGGGTTGAGGCGGGGGCTCGGTTTGGGGCCACGCTTGCCGCCGCTGACCGGCGGCTGGCGCAGGTCGTGGTGACGTTGCGGGAGCCGTCGGAGACGAACGGGTTCGTCAACGGGCATCCCATGGTGCATCACCGGTGGCTGCCGTCCATTGAGAAGGGCAAGGGGCTCGCTCTGGATGAGCTGATCGAGTCCGGGGCGGCGTCGTTTGAGGGCGGGCAACCGTGGGTCGGCGACGCCGAGTTGGAGTTGTTCGAGGCGCCTACGGAGGAGCTGGCGCGGTTGGAGGTTCGGGAGCCGATTGCTGCGTACTACCGGCAGGTTGGGGTGGTTTGGGACGGCGGGCGGCTGCTGGAGGTCGGTACGTCGGGAGCGTCTGCCGAGTGAGGTTCGTGGCCCGCTCCGGGTTGTTCGTGGCCACGCAGCAGAGCCGCATATCGATACAGCCCGCGCCCCTGATGGTGGCGCCCCACCCCGTGTTTGATTGGAGCCCTTTCCCTCATGCCTGACCACATCACCGTCGCCGGAGTCACAGTCGACACCCGGCACTGGATCGGCGGCCAACGCCTAGCCTCTCCAGGCACCTTCACCGACCTCTCTCCCATCGACGGAAGCGTCCTCGGTGAGATCAGCCGCGGCACCCCGGCGGAGGCCACCGCCGCCGTGGCCGCCGCCAAAGCCGCCTTCCCCTCCTGGGCCGCCACCCCCCGCGCCGAACGCGCCCGCATCCTCCACGCCATCGCCGACGGCGTGGAGAAGCGGATCGAAGAGCTGTCCATCGTCGAGACCAGCGACAACGGCGCCCTGCTCCGCTCCCACCGGCGGGGCGTCATGCCGCGCGTCGCCCACAACTTCCGTTTCTTCG carries:
- a CDS encoding acetoacetate decarboxylase family protein, with translation MASLRGYFHPKTASGASSLIPSPPWRYSGDLLTVEYRTDPSRVRELLPEPLELADEDPGAVALIWADWQSCSESRDELLDPVLSQYKEAFAVVRCKFRGQTYSRCVYIWVDKDFAIARGLHQGYPKKLGSIHQTRPHQYGPAPRVEAGARFGATLAAADRRLAQVVVTLREPSETNGFVNGHPMVHHRWLPSIEKGKGLALDELIESGAASFEGGQPWVGDAELELFEAPTEELARLEVREPIAAYYRQVGVVWDGGRLLEVGTSGASAE
- a CDS encoding NAD(P)/FAD-dependent oxidoreductase produces the protein MTGRIVVVGASMGGLRAAEQLRAAGWTGAITVVGDEPHMPYNRPPLSKEVLAGKVPFESLAFTPKASTADVEWLLGTKVVAARLAERTVELDTGSALSYDGLVVATGMRPRRLRCPGLLGGRHTVRTLADAQGLRAELTRPGARVVVVGAGFIGCEVAATAVGLGVREVTVVDPLPLPMVGPLGELLARVLLKRHEERGVRFALGTGVAGFEGDDRVTGVVLDDGSVLPADVVVESVGSVANTDWLQGNGLDLSDGVLTDEHLRAGGHPEVVAVGDVARFPNARYDGVPRRVEHWSIPTDTAKHAAKTLAAHLAGADVELAPFAPLPTFWSDQHDFRLQSFGAPGLGLDDVRVLDGEPDGDVLVGYHVDGRLVGVVALGGQAAAMGAAKYRAHLLKQPALTA